A region of Paraburkholderia sp. BL23I1N1 DNA encodes the following proteins:
- the folD gene encoding bifunctional methylenetetrahydrofolate dehydrogenase/methenyltetrahydrofolate cyclohydrolase FolD codes for MTAKLIDGLALSKTLRAEVATRAAALTARGHQPGLAVVLVGDNPASEVYVRNKVKACNDNGLGSSFDRYPADLPEAELLARVDELNRDPRIHGILVQLPLPPHIDSHKVIEAIAPEKDVDGFHVANAGALMTGRPLFRPCTPYGVMKMLAAYEIALQGANAVVIGRSNIVGKPMALLLLEAGATVTICHSKTCDLAAHTRNADVVVAATGLRNILTADMVKPGAAVIDVGMNRDEAGKLCGDVDFAGVKEVAGYITPVPGGVGPMTITMLLVNTIEAAEREAPANA; via the coding sequence ATGACTGCCAAACTGATCGACGGCCTAGCCCTTTCCAAGACCCTGCGCGCCGAAGTCGCCACGCGTGCCGCCGCCCTCACCGCTCGCGGCCATCAGCCGGGTCTCGCCGTGGTGCTGGTCGGCGACAATCCGGCCAGCGAGGTCTATGTGCGCAACAAGGTCAAGGCGTGCAACGACAACGGCCTCGGTTCGTCGTTCGACCGCTATCCGGCCGATCTGCCGGAAGCCGAACTGCTGGCGCGCGTCGACGAACTGAATCGCGATCCGCGCATCCACGGCATTCTGGTGCAACTGCCGCTGCCGCCGCATATCGACAGCCACAAGGTGATCGAGGCGATCGCCCCGGAAAAGGACGTGGACGGTTTTCACGTCGCCAATGCCGGCGCGCTGATGACCGGCCGGCCGCTGTTCCGTCCGTGTACGCCGTACGGGGTGATGAAGATGCTGGCGGCCTACGAGATTGCGCTGCAAGGCGCGAACGCGGTGGTGATCGGCCGCTCGAACATCGTCGGCAAGCCGATGGCGCTGCTGCTGCTTGAAGCCGGCGCAACCGTCACGATCTGCCATAGCAAGACGTGCGATCTGGCCGCCCACACGCGCAACGCCGACGTGGTGGTCGCTGCCACCGGCCTGCGCAACATTCTCACGGCGGACATGGTGAAACCGGGCGCAGCCGTGATCGACGTCGGCATGAATCGCGACGAAGCGGGCAAGCTGTGCGGCGATGTCGATTTCGCGGGTGTCAAGGAAGTGGCCGGCTACATCACGCCGGTGCCGGGCGGCGTCGGTCCGATGACCATTACCATGCTGCTCGTCAACACGATCGAAGCCGCCGAGCGCGAAGCGCCAGCAAACGCTTAA
- a CDS encoding DUF2950 domain-containing protein: MIRLFPRGALRAHVVTLAVALGTTGTLLVAPVLLLGTNAAHAQAVYPTADEAANAFVDALARNDEGALKHVLGNDFHRFIPSEGIGEDDIYQFLGAWSKGHQIVDDPVKGNGRATAHLAVGDSGWTLPIPLVQAAHGWRFDPPAAQDEMLTRRIGRNEHAAILTSLAYLDAQNDYRNLTQHYAQRFVSTQGQHDGLYWATAPGETESPLGPLAATMPNGTLPKEAYHGYHYRILTAQGPHAKGGAQNYVENGVLTKGFGLIASPAEYGKTGVMSFIVNQDGQVYQKNLGPQTSRAAAAVKSFDPDDSWQPVQQ, from the coding sequence ATGATTCGCTTATTTCCACGCGGCGCGTTGCGCGCCCACGTTGTGACACTCGCCGTCGCCCTCGGCACGACCGGCACGCTGCTGGTGGCGCCCGTCCTGCTGCTCGGCACAAACGCCGCACACGCGCAAGCGGTCTACCCCACTGCCGACGAAGCCGCCAATGCGTTCGTCGACGCGTTGGCCCGCAACGACGAAGGTGCGCTCAAACACGTGCTCGGCAACGATTTTCATCGCTTCATTCCTTCCGAGGGAATCGGCGAGGACGACATTTACCAGTTCCTCGGCGCATGGTCGAAAGGGCATCAGATCGTCGACGATCCCGTGAAAGGCAACGGGCGCGCCACCGCGCATCTGGCGGTCGGCGACAGTGGCTGGACGTTGCCGATTCCGCTCGTGCAGGCCGCGCATGGCTGGCGCTTCGATCCGCCCGCCGCGCAGGACGAGATGCTGACGCGCCGCATCGGCCGCAACGAACACGCTGCGATCCTGACCTCGCTTGCCTACCTCGACGCGCAAAACGACTATCGCAATCTGACCCAGCACTACGCACAGCGCTTCGTCAGTACGCAAGGCCAGCATGACGGCCTGTATTGGGCAACAGCGCCCGGCGAAACGGAAAGCCCGCTCGGACCGCTCGCCGCCACCATGCCCAACGGCACCTTGCCGAAAGAGGCCTATCACGGCTATCACTACCGGATCCTGACGGCGCAGGGGCCGCACGCGAAGGGCGGCGCGCAGAACTACGTCGAAAACGGCGTGCTGACCAAAGGCTTCGGTCTGATCGCCTCGCCTGCCGAGTACGGCAAGACCGGCGTGATGAGCTTTATCGTCAATCAGGACGGCCAGGTCTATCAGAAGAATCTCGGCCCGCAGACCTCGCGTGCCGCGGCCGCCGTTAAATCGTTCGACCCGGACGATAGCTGGCAGCCCGTGCAGCAGTAG
- a CDS encoding DUF3300 domain-containing protein: MKRSGTHRSRVLLVCAALAGAPLFVGLATPSAAYAQSAAKISNQQLDSLTAPIALYPDALLAQVLMAATFPQDVQAAAAWSKANSKLQGDDAVKAVASETWDPSVQSLVAFPQVLATMASKPDWVTQLGNAFLAQPNDVMDSVQRLRKQAQAAGNLKTSSQQKVVVEQSTIQIVPANPQVVYVPTYNPTVVYGTWPYPAYPPVYVPPPPGYAIATGLATGLAFGASIAVANSLWGGFNWNTHDVNINVNRYNNINVNNRLNVNSSTTNWNRNTNVNRNVNNTTINRNANNNLGGAQRDAYRGRDDNARAQAQQTLQNRTGQNLSGSASQRVQGIHQGGTANADLQNRAQNANRDNALRGAGDGNAARQDTQRGEASRNAAANRSNRSSSSGLGANGGGQQRSGGGLGANGGGVQRGGGGGGGRLGGGGGGERHLGRNR, translated from the coding sequence GTGAAACGATCCGGAACACACCGTTCGCGTGTGCTGCTTGTTTGCGCCGCACTTGCGGGCGCACCACTCTTCGTCGGCCTTGCTACACCGAGCGCGGCGTATGCGCAAAGCGCCGCGAAGATTTCGAACCAGCAACTCGATTCGCTGACCGCGCCCATCGCGCTCTATCCCGACGCCCTGCTCGCGCAGGTGCTGATGGCCGCCACCTTCCCGCAGGACGTGCAGGCCGCCGCCGCATGGTCGAAAGCGAACTCGAAGCTGCAAGGCGACGACGCCGTCAAGGCGGTCGCGTCCGAGACGTGGGACCCGAGCGTGCAGTCGCTGGTCGCCTTCCCGCAGGTCCTCGCGACGATGGCGTCGAAACCCGACTGGGTCACGCAACTCGGCAACGCCTTTCTGGCCCAGCCAAACGACGTGATGGACTCCGTGCAACGCTTGCGCAAACAGGCGCAGGCCGCCGGCAATCTGAAGACGAGTTCACAGCAGAAGGTCGTGGTCGAGCAAAGCACGATTCAGATCGTGCCGGCCAATCCGCAAGTGGTCTACGTGCCGACATACAACCCGACTGTCGTCTACGGTACGTGGCCCTATCCCGCCTACCCACCCGTGTATGTTCCGCCGCCGCCCGGTTATGCAATCGCGACCGGCCTGGCTACCGGCCTGGCGTTCGGCGCCAGTATCGCCGTTGCCAATTCGCTGTGGGGCGGTTTCAACTGGAACACGCATGATGTCAACATCAACGTGAACCGGTACAACAACATCAACGTGAACAACCGGCTCAATGTGAACAGCAGCACGACGAACTGGAACCGCAACACCAACGTCAATCGCAACGTCAACAACACGACTATCAACCGCAACGCCAACAACAACCTCGGCGGTGCGCAGCGCGATGCCTACCGCGGCCGTGACGATAATGCCCGTGCCCAGGCGCAGCAGACCTTGCAGAACCGCACCGGCCAGAACCTGAGCGGCAGCGCGAGCCAGCGCGTGCAGGGGATTCATCAGGGCGGCACCGCGAACGCCGACCTGCAGAACCGTGCGCAGAACGCCAATCGCGACAACGCATTACGCGGCGCCGGCGACGGCAATGCCGCGCGGCAGGACACGCAGCGCGGCGAGGCAAGCCGCAACGCAGCCGCGAACCGCTCTAACCGCTCCAGCAGCAGCGGCCTCGGCGCCAACGGCGGCGGCCAGCAACGCTCGGGCGGCGGTCTCGGTGCAAATGGCGGTGGCGTCCAGCGCGGCGGCGGTGGTGGTGGCGGCAGACTGGGCGGTGGCGGCGGCGGTGAGCGTCATCTCGGCCGCAACCGTTGA